In Theileria equi strain WA chromosome 3, complete sequence, the genomic window GAGTATAACGACCATGGCGACTGGAGGGAGCCTATACAGTATGACATCTCCACTAGATACTCTCTCATGGACTCTTTATACTTCAGTAGatcatccatactgtactactgaagattctgtggatactctctctgacggtgagctgTGGAAAGTATGCAGAGACGTGATTTAATGGATGGAATACTATCTAAAATGGCAATGCTTAATGGAAGATGAACGAGTACCTGGGAAATCAACGACTTGACCCTTGTAGGCTGTAGCCCAGAATGACTAACCCTCTGCCTACTGTTACCATTAACATACAGAGGAGTACCAATGGAGGTGGACAAGGACCTGATACATATACTTCTGGAGGATCTAACCAAGTTAAGCTGACTAAGGAAGAGAGTCCTCAAGGTTCTGGATTCGTGAAGCTCAAACATACTTCAGCTAATGAGACATCTGGAGGACCTTTTAATGTTAAGGAGGTTAAGTATGGACATACTACAATTTTAGACATAAAACCGGATGAACCTATAAAGTCTTTATCAGTATGGTATTATTTCGGAGATAAAAGTCACAATCAGCCTCTCCTCATAGAAATTAGGGACAAACATGGTACTTATAAGTACCATGAAACTAAGGGAAGTGCCACTAGCTGGACTTCATCTGGTGGAGACCCTCAAAATAGTCCGCTCATCGGTAAGGATCTTGAACAGAAACTCGAATATCTTAATTGTGAATATCACAAATTGGTCACTTTAAATCTCACAGAGTCTCATTCTCAGACTCATCAGCATGGACAACCATATTGTTGTGACAAGCATAAAGGTACTAGAACAGGAAAGGTCTCCGTTACTGGCAATAAAGTTGCCTCTCAAATTCCCTACGTCAAACATCACATTGACAATGGGACTGAAGTTTCTGGTATTAAGTACTACCTCAATGCTGGTTCTGATGATAGAAAGAATATAACTTTAGATGGATCACAATTTCCTATCTCTGACGTAGATTCAGTTTACGTTTTCTACTGCCAAAGGAAACCAGTACTCATACATGTCGAAAGCAATGGAGACCCTAAGGTTAATAAGTGGCTCAAAAGGGGGAATAATGATACATGGACGAAGGCTCCTGAACTGGATGGTGTACCTGATCCAGAGAACATTAAAGACTGTAAGGATgacaaaaattttaaagaactTGCAAAAACTCTAAGGAAACTTAATTGTGAGAGCTTGGAAAAATGTACTAGAACTCTTGATCCCGCACATcttggacagaatggagttcaacgtgaggaagtCCCCGCtgctgacttatctgaccaggttcctgatacagagtcaGAGACcaagattcttct contains:
- a CDS encoding hypothetical protein (encoded by transcript BEWA_005880A), with the protein product MTNPLPTVTINIQRSTNGGGQGPDTYTSGGSNQVKLTKEESPQGSGFVKLKHTSANETSGGPFNVKEVKYGHTTILDIKPDEPIKSLSVWYYFGDKSHNQPLLIEIRDKHGTYKYHETKGSATSWTSSGGDPQNSPLIGKDLEQKLEYLNCEYHKLVTLNLTESHSQTHQHGQPYCCDKHKGTRTGKVSVTGNKVASQIPYVKHHIDNGTEVSGIKYYLNAGSDDRKNITLDGSQFPISDVDSVYVFYCQRKPVLIHVESNGDPKVNKWLKRGNNDTWTKAPELDGVPDPENIKDCKDDKNFKELAKTLRKLNCESLEKCTRTLDPAHLGQNGVQREEVPAADLSDQVPDTESETKILLQATPTSETQPSPAAPEAKKEPFVSILTTGPALAGYVSSGTLAGSAATFFAGWKLYNRYKGDPWVRQI